A window from Petrotoga sp. 9PW.55.5.1 encodes these proteins:
- a CDS encoding CoA transferase subunit A, whose protein sequence is MEIVNSQKAISFINNGDVLMVGGFLGIGTSNFLINELIKQNKNHLTIICNDTAFENNGVGLLISNKLVKKIITSHIGTNKETQRQYIENEIEIEFVPQGTLIEQIRAGGSGLGGVLTPTGLGTIVEKNKQIIEIDEKKYLLEKPLRGNAAIVKAKRADHLGNLQFSFTARNYNPIISLACDLVIVEVEELVPTGSMPPDEIHFPGALVDYIVLGGKNS, encoded by the coding sequence TTGGAAATAGTTAATTCTCAAAAAGCTATATCTTTTATCAATAATGGTGACGTTTTGATGGTAGGAGGATTTCTGGGTATAGGAACTTCTAACTTTTTGATAAATGAATTAATAAAACAAAACAAAAACCATCTTACAATCATATGTAACGATACTGCATTTGAAAATAATGGAGTCGGCCTTTTAATATCTAACAAGCTTGTGAAAAAAATTATCACTTCTCATATAGGAACAAACAAAGAAACTCAAAGACAATATATAGAAAACGAAATAGAAATCGAATTTGTACCTCAGGGAACCTTAATTGAACAGATTAGAGCAGGCGGTTCTGGACTTGGTGGGGTTTTAACCCCAACAGGACTTGGTACAATAGTAGAAAAAAATAAACAAATTATAGAGATAGATGAGAAAAAATATCTTCTTGAAAAACCACTTAGAGGAAATGCCGCAATAGTTAAGGCAAAAAGAGCAGATCATCTCGGAAATCTTCAGTTTTCTTTTACCGCAAGAAATTATAATCCTATTATATCCTTAGCTTGTGATCTAGTTATAGTTGAAGTTGAAGAACTAGTTCCAACGGGATCTATGCCCCCTGATGAGATCCACTTTCCCGGTGCTCTTGTTGATTATATCGTATTAGGAGGTAAAAATTCATGA
- a CDS encoding 3-oxoacid CoA-transferase subunit B: MNEKEKIAKRVAKELNPGDIVNLGIGLPTLVPNYIRENIKIFFQGENGILGIAREIPEEIANPDLTNASGKYIDAIPGAMTFDSAFSFSLIRGGHVDVSVLGGFQVDEEGHLANWMVPGKIIAGMGGAMDLVTGAKKVIVAMTHTSKGTPKIIKKCDLPITSNRRVDLIITEYAVIEPTDKGLILKEIDPDISLEELTKITGAKLYVDDDIKMMEL, translated from the coding sequence ATGAATGAAAAAGAAAAAATTGCAAAAAGAGTTGCTAAAGAATTAAACCCTGGAGATATAGTAAATTTAGGAATAGGATTACCTACTTTGGTTCCCAATTATATTCGTGAAAATATCAAAATATTTTTTCAAGGAGAAAACGGAATCCTTGGAATAGCTAGAGAAATACCAGAAGAAATTGCCAATCCTGATTTAACAAATGCCAGTGGAAAATACATTGATGCGATACCAGGAGCAATGACATTTGACTCTGCATTTTCTTTTTCTTTGATAAGAGGAGGACACGTTGATGTATCAGTGCTTGGAGGTTTTCAAGTTGATGAAGAAGGACATCTTGCTAATTGGATGGTTCCTGGAAAGATTATTGCGGGGATGGGCGGAGCAATGGATTTGGTCACAGGAGCAAAGAAAGTTATAGTTGCAATGACACATACTTCAAAAGGAACTCCTAAAATAATCAAAAAGTGCGATTTACCCATAACTTCCAACAGAAGAGTAGACTTAATAATTACTGAATATGCTGTTATAGAACCTACAGATAAGGGTTTAATATTGAAAGAAATCGATCCAGATATTTCTCTGGAGGAGTTAACTAAAATTACCGGTGCGAAATTATATGTTGATGATGATATCAAAATGATGGAATTATAA